One genomic window of Prosthecobacter algae includes the following:
- a CDS encoding DUF1800 family protein, with protein sequence MNKAPASVIGLLLTLVSSLNAQTGVLREVWTHLDGGVVADLTLSADYPGNPLLRTVDANFAAPVNWAERYGVRMRAYLTPAAAGSYSFWVSGDDNCELWLSTDDEPNNKVRIAHVPGWTEALRWTKFTEQKSAPISLQAGQRYYIEALMKEGYGGDSLAVAWATSPTATPQVIPGTVLTPFEVPASIPTGLLVEAGKPVTQYAPNYTVELAAQALNVADANVSPTLQWTQVSGPAATITTADAATTSAILTRAGVYVFRATASHSGNSAFDDVTVTIQPPLAADAGKALANYWFGVDGNTVASLSRSLDYPNFPHAHRLVSTLTQTQSLAEQYGQHVRGFILVPVTGSYRFFMAASKKAEFHLSTDAATANLQLRAAVTTTVNATDFANHAAQASPAITLTAGQKYAFEIRHKDDWGTDHCTVMWQQPGQNYLSEITGEYLAPPSDAAAVIAGTQEFDLSHDYLLNAGRDVVLHMPRNSVSLSAYESRRIWGADAPTRVWSQVSGPKGVLFSTPDSAQTLATFPKAGLYVLRYSVTTLNNTSTDEVTVDVKAPLNAQVGALTRQVWWDKQYATLDALRADPAFPNSPDIVDAVPDLKQHNSWADRYATRVTGILNVPAGGPDPVNYVFYVSGDDAVEFSISTDATMANLRKVCYATTASGREVWTNEASQTSAPIALKPGGRYYVELLHKETWSSDYFAVAWSPEGDRRPKVIEGSYLEPSQKAPAFDPTLTFYARAGKDRTYWWPHDRTRLAGSWIKVLSSDKTPTALWKQVSGPKSTLVEPASLTSEVVFSAAGIYTYELAITEGAYTHRDTVVITVTAPLAKTTGALTRSVWLDVEGITLPDLFAYDPALAYPHFEDLLPGVEPPSNWADYYGTRLKGSLMVPVSGSYTFWIASDDASELKLDLNDGQGIRRVAHLDSAVYNSRDWDRRASQKSATLSLTAGVPYPVEILHKERDSSDYLAVAMEGPATNGREVVSRGFLIPERVVPAFNPEISVALGTDRTVLWPQNELALAALVYDLKAGPKALSYQWSSKSAKVSFDNKASPVARVKFSGPGVYEIKMTATDGTSTGTDTMLVTVQNPLATKAGGLLRETWTGVTGYQLVNLTNSAAYKGKPNHSDILPNLETPSNWGDNYGQRLSGFLQVPIEGDYVFLLASDEESAFWLNPQGDAAAGAQKICSTPYATGRYNWTRYASQKSAVVHLVPGTRYYVQALHKEGGSDDYFAVAYRLASQTDAEAQVIPGALLSPPDGVTASAFDGEMIVKAGEPQSSYWPKIRFSLKGSAVDYVPGPQALAYRWSILSGPKGTAIFDQPTALTTDVELPAAGTYKLQLTATDGVNTRSAEVTLTLAAAIAQGTGSILAETFNGINGGWVTDLMASPKFPNSPDSRVQLPRAEIPSNKGENYGMLLRGYLHPPVTGIYRFNLASDDWSEIHLSTDRTPEKKELACFVPAGTDYYEWRKFPDYQLSRPISLTKGKSYYIEIRFKESGWRDHLALAWLLPGATAFEVIDGPFLSPFQLADKQPPTITLTGGSSVTIPVGGSYVDPGFSAQDLEDGNITGSVTTQGTVDTSKPGTYTLRYVVTDSSGNQSVIATRQVTVAVAEGTEPTYPADASGSHVASPWTAPATITDLEAARFLKQATFGPSEADIARVKQVGFSKWIDEQLALPVTSHLEHLDRMALFEGAQERLLELSRTANTLGLPGAVMPMTNTPLETEDRLYSWWTIAATAPDQLRQRVALALSEILVISDRNGALRNYPRGCTNYYDLLARSVAPGVPYRKLLEDVTFNPMMGVWLTMVRSSKTQPDENYPREIMQLFSIGLEHLNKDGTLKRNGAGNAIPTYSQTEILELSRAFTGWTFNNSRSFTWSGNATDEINPMMSFEDAHDRGQKVIVGGATIPAGQTAMQDVRRCLDILAAHPNVGPFISKRLIQRLVTSNPSPAYLFRVSKVWDDNGKGVRGDIGAVVKAILLDSEARMLNAAPGAGKMSEPMIRLARVLRALPKPPNSNPPVLGRYVMWNASDELGQWPMQAPTVFNFFNPTYSPPGALLNAGLAAPEYEITTELTVTDTANYFFEGVTNGFYANQGGRVGLDLLPLTSVWNTPDVLLSKLETLLLGRTMSANLRASLMNLHALHIANANNGVKVMLQLITASPEFSTER encoded by the coding sequence ATGAACAAGGCTCCCGCTTCGGTCATTGGTCTCTTATTGACCTTGGTTTCCTCACTCAATGCCCAAACGGGTGTGCTGCGGGAGGTGTGGACTCATCTGGATGGCGGGGTGGTGGCGGACCTCACGCTTTCCGCTGATTACCCTGGCAATCCATTGCTGCGCACGGTGGATGCTAACTTTGCCGCGCCTGTGAATTGGGCGGAGCGGTATGGTGTGCGCATGCGGGCCTACCTCACCCCTGCTGCTGCGGGCAGCTACAGCTTCTGGGTCAGTGGGGATGATAACTGCGAACTGTGGCTAAGCACGGATGATGAGCCTAACAACAAGGTGCGGATCGCCCATGTGCCCGGCTGGACGGAGGCGCTTCGCTGGACCAAGTTTACGGAGCAAAAGTCTGCCCCCATCTCCTTGCAGGCGGGGCAGCGTTATTACATCGAGGCCCTGATGAAGGAAGGCTACGGCGGAGACAGTCTCGCCGTCGCCTGGGCCACCTCTCCCACGGCCACCCCGCAGGTGATTCCTGGCACGGTGCTTACACCCTTCGAGGTGCCGGCAAGCATTCCCACCGGACTCTTGGTGGAGGCGGGTAAACCCGTCACTCAATACGCGCCTAACTACACGGTAGAGCTTGCCGCCCAGGCCCTGAATGTGGCGGATGCAAATGTCTCCCCGACCCTCCAGTGGACACAGGTGAGCGGCCCTGCGGCGACGATCACGACGGCGGATGCAGCCACCACGTCCGCCATCTTGACTCGCGCGGGAGTGTATGTTTTTCGCGCCACTGCCAGCCATTCAGGCAACAGCGCCTTCGATGATGTGACGGTGACCATTCAGCCACCTCTGGCGGCAGATGCTGGCAAAGCTTTGGCAAACTATTGGTTCGGCGTGGATGGCAATACCGTGGCTTCGCTTTCGCGGAGTCTGGATTATCCCAATTTCCCGCATGCGCATCGCCTGGTCAGCACACTGACCCAGACGCAAAGCCTCGCTGAGCAGTATGGCCAGCACGTGCGTGGTTTTATTTTGGTGCCGGTGACGGGGAGTTATCGGTTTTTCATGGCAGCTAGTAAGAAAGCTGAGTTTCATCTGAGCACCGATGCGGCAACGGCGAACCTCCAACTGCGAGCCGCTGTGACCACGACGGTGAATGCGACGGATTTTGCCAACCATGCTGCACAGGCTTCCCCTGCCATCACGCTCACCGCCGGGCAAAAGTATGCCTTTGAAATCCGGCACAAGGATGACTGGGGCACGGACCATTGCACCGTGATGTGGCAGCAGCCGGGGCAGAATTATCTCAGCGAAATCACCGGAGAATATCTGGCACCACCTAGCGATGCCGCAGCGGTGATCGCAGGGACACAGGAGTTCGATCTCAGCCACGACTATCTGCTGAATGCTGGGCGGGATGTGGTGCTGCACATGCCACGGAATTCCGTCTCACTCAGTGCTTATGAATCCCGCCGCATCTGGGGGGCAGATGCACCCACGCGTGTCTGGTCTCAGGTCAGTGGGCCCAAGGGCGTGCTCTTTTCCACGCCTGATTCCGCCCAGACTCTGGCCACCTTCCCCAAAGCGGGCCTTTATGTACTGCGCTACAGCGTGACCACGCTGAACAACACCAGCACGGATGAAGTGACCGTGGACGTCAAAGCTCCCCTGAATGCTCAAGTGGGTGCCCTGACTCGCCAAGTGTGGTGGGACAAGCAGTATGCGACCTTAGACGCGCTGCGAGCAGATCCGGCTTTCCCAAATTCTCCGGATATCGTGGATGCCGTGCCAGATCTGAAACAGCACAATAGCTGGGCAGACCGCTATGCGACGCGGGTCACCGGCATTTTAAATGTGCCGGCGGGTGGGCCTGATCCTGTCAATTACGTGTTTTATGTCTCAGGTGATGATGCGGTCGAATTTTCGATCAGCACCGATGCGACGATGGCTAATTTGCGCAAAGTTTGTTACGCTACCACCGCTAGTGGCCGTGAGGTCTGGACGAATGAAGCCTCCCAGACCTCTGCCCCCATCGCTCTGAAACCCGGTGGGCGTTATTATGTGGAACTGCTGCACAAGGAGACCTGGAGCAGTGACTACTTTGCCGTGGCCTGGAGTCCCGAGGGAGATCGCCGGCCAAAGGTGATCGAGGGTAGCTACCTGGAGCCTAGCCAGAAGGCGCCTGCCTTTGACCCCACGCTGACCTTTTACGCGCGAGCTGGCAAGGACCGCACCTACTGGTGGCCACATGACCGCACGCGCCTCGCCGGCTCGTGGATCAAGGTTCTTAGCTCGGATAAAACTCCGACTGCGCTCTGGAAGCAAGTATCCGGCCCCAAGAGCACTTTGGTAGAGCCAGCAAGCCTAACCAGTGAAGTTGTTTTTAGTGCCGCAGGAATTTACACCTACGAGTTGGCTATTACCGAAGGCGCTTACACGCATCGGGACACGGTGGTGATCACCGTGACGGCTCCTTTGGCCAAGACGACGGGTGCTTTGACAAGGTCTGTATGGCTGGATGTGGAGGGCATCACCTTACCGGATCTGTTCGCTTATGACCCGGCGCTGGCTTACCCGCATTTTGAAGATTTGCTGCCCGGGGTAGAGCCTCCGAGCAACTGGGCAGACTACTATGGCACACGCTTGAAAGGCAGCCTGATGGTGCCAGTGAGTGGGTCCTACACCTTTTGGATCGCCTCTGACGATGCCTCCGAACTGAAGCTGGATCTCAATGATGGGCAGGGCATTCGCCGGGTCGCTCATCTGGACAGCGCCGTGTACAATTCGCGGGACTGGGATCGTCGTGCCTCGCAGAAATCAGCCACGCTGAGCCTCACGGCAGGGGTGCCTTATCCGGTGGAGATTTTGCATAAAGAACGGGATTCTTCGGACTACCTGGCGGTGGCCATGGAGGGTCCTGCGACGAATGGCCGTGAGGTTGTATCTCGTGGGTTTTTGATTCCAGAGCGCGTTGTGCCTGCTTTCAATCCTGAGATCTCGGTGGCGCTGGGCACGGATCGCACGGTCCTGTGGCCACAGAATGAGCTGGCGCTGGCCGCACTGGTGTATGATTTGAAAGCGGGGCCTAAAGCCCTGAGTTACCAGTGGTCTTCGAAGTCGGCGAAGGTCTCCTTTGATAATAAAGCGAGCCCGGTCGCGAGGGTGAAATTTTCCGGCCCTGGGGTTTATGAAATCAAGATGACCGCCACGGATGGCACGAGCACGGGGACCGATACCATGCTGGTGACGGTGCAGAATCCGCTGGCCACGAAAGCGGGTGGTCTGCTGCGCGAAACGTGGACGGGTGTCACGGGGTATCAGTTGGTGAATCTCACCAATTCGGCGGCCTACAAAGGCAAGCCTAACCACAGCGATATTTTGCCCAACCTGGAGACGCCTAGCAACTGGGGAGACAACTATGGGCAGCGGCTGTCCGGTTTCCTGCAAGTGCCCATCGAGGGAGATTACGTTTTCCTTTTGGCCAGTGATGAAGAGAGCGCCTTTTGGCTGAATCCTCAGGGGGATGCGGCAGCAGGTGCGCAAAAGATCTGCTCCACCCCTTACGCCACAGGTCGGTATAACTGGACCCGGTATGCTTCGCAAAAGTCAGCGGTAGTGCATCTCGTGCCAGGCACTCGTTATTATGTGCAGGCGCTGCATAAAGAAGGTGGCAGCGATGATTATTTTGCTGTGGCGTATCGGTTAGCTTCACAGACGGATGCGGAGGCGCAGGTGATTCCTGGGGCTCTGCTGAGCCCGCCGGATGGTGTCACGGCGAGTGCCTTCGACGGTGAGATGATCGTGAAAGCAGGGGAACCTCAGAGCAGCTACTGGCCGAAGATTCGGTTTAGCCTCAAAGGTTCAGCGGTGGATTATGTGCCGGGGCCGCAGGCGCTGGCGTATCGGTGGTCCATCCTCAGTGGCCCCAAGGGCACGGCCATTTTCGATCAACCCACGGCCCTAACCACCGATGTGGAATTGCCAGCGGCAGGAACTTACAAACTGCAACTCACCGCAACGGATGGCGTCAATACCCGCTCAGCGGAGGTCACGTTGACGTTGGCTGCGGCCATCGCGCAAGGGACCGGTTCGATCTTAGCGGAGACCTTCAATGGCATCAATGGCGGCTGGGTCACGGACTTGATGGCCTCGCCTAAATTCCCGAACAGCCCAGACTCACGCGTGCAATTGCCACGTGCGGAGATCCCTTCTAACAAAGGGGAAAACTATGGCATGCTGCTGCGCGGGTATCTGCATCCGCCTGTGACGGGCATCTATCGTTTTAACCTGGCTTCGGATGATTGGAGCGAGATCCACCTCAGCACAGACCGCACGCCTGAGAAGAAGGAACTCGCCTGCTTTGTCCCGGCGGGAACGGATTACTATGAGTGGCGCAAGTTCCCCGACTATCAGCTTTCCCGCCCGATCTCCCTGACGAAGGGGAAGAGCTACTACATCGAGATCCGGTTCAAGGAATCAGGCTGGCGAGATCATTTGGCGCTGGCTTGGTTGTTGCCAGGAGCGACTGCCTTTGAGGTGATTGACGGGCCTTTCCTCTCGCCGTTTCAACTCGCGGATAAACAGCCTCCAACCATCACCCTCACGGGCGGCAGCAGTGTGACCATTCCTGTGGGCGGCAGCTATGTGGACCCAGGCTTCAGCGCGCAGGATTTGGAAGATGGCAACATCACCGGCTCCGTCACCACTCAAGGAACGGTGGATACCTCCAAACCCGGCACCTACACGCTGCGTTATGTCGTCACCGATTCATCAGGCAACCAGTCAGTGATCGCGACTCGGCAGGTCACCGTGGCGGTGGCTGAAGGCACGGAGCCAACGTATCCTGCGGATGCCAGCGGTAGCCATGTGGCGAGCCCCTGGACAGCTCCGGCAACGATCACGGATCTGGAAGCCGCGCGGTTCCTGAAACAGGCGACCTTTGGCCCTTCGGAAGCGGACATTGCGCGTGTGAAACAGGTCGGTTTCTCCAAGTGGATTGATGAGCAACTGGCGCTGCCAGTCACTTCACATCTAGAACACCTGGATCGCATGGCATTGTTTGAAGGTGCCCAGGAACGGTTGCTGGAGCTTTCCCGCACGGCTAATACCCTGGGCCTTCCGGGGGCAGTGATGCCGATGACGAACACCCCGCTGGAGACGGAAGATCGGCTGTATAGCTGGTGGACCATTGCGGCGACGGCACCGGATCAGTTGCGGCAGCGTGTGGCGCTGGCGTTGAGTGAGATTCTCGTCATCTCAGACCGCAACGGCGCTCTTCGCAATTACCCGCGCGGCTGCACGAACTACTACGATCTGCTGGCCCGCAGTGTGGCTCCAGGGGTGCCGTATCGAAAGCTGCTGGAGGATGTGACTTTCAATCCCATGATGGGTGTGTGGCTGACGATGGTGCGCAGCTCAAAAACTCAGCCGGATGAAAACTACCCGCGTGAGATCATGCAGCTCTTCAGCATCGGGCTCGAGCACCTGAACAAGGATGGCACGCTGAAGCGAAATGGAGCGGGCAATGCGATTCCCACGTATTCGCAGACTGAGATCTTGGAGCTGTCGCGCGCCTTCACTGGGTGGACGTTTAACAACTCGCGCAGCTTCACCTGGAGTGGCAATGCCACAGATGAAATCAACCCCATGATGTCGTTTGAAGATGCCCATGATCGGGGTCAGAAAGTCATCGTAGGTGGGGCGACGATACCCGCAGGACAGACAGCCATGCAGGACGTGCGCCGTTGCCTGGACATCCTCGCGGCTCACCCGAATGTGGGGCCTTTCATCAGCAAACGGCTGATCCAACGTCTGGTCACTAGCAATCCTAGCCCCGCCTATCTCTTCCGTGTCTCCAAGGTCTGGGATGACAATGGCAAAGGGGTGCGTGGAGACATTGGCGCGGTGGTGAAAGCCATCTTATTGGATTCCGAAGCACGCATGCTGAATGCGGCTCCCGGTGCGGGTAAAATGAGTGAGCCGATGATCCGCCTAGCCCGTGTGCTGCGGGCTTTGCCGAAGCCACCGAATAGCAACCCACCTGTGCTGGGCCGCTATGTGATGTGGAATGCGAGCGACGAGCTGGGCCAGTGGCCGATGCAGGCCCCGACGGTCTTTAATTTCTTTAACCCGACCTATTCACCTCCCGGCGCTCTTCTGAATGCGGGACTGGCAGCGCCCGAATACGAGATCACCACGGAGCTGACGGTGACGGATACGGCGAACTACTTCTTTGAAGGCGTGACCAATGGATTTTACGCGAACCAAGGCGGACGCGTGGGCTTGGACCTACTGCCGCTTACCAGCGTGTGGAATACCCCGGACGTGCTGTTGAGTAAATTGGAAACCCTTTTGTTAGGCCGCACCATGTCGGCAAACCTGCGGGCTTCTCTCATGAACCTTCACGCGCTGCACATCGCCAATGCCAACAACGGGGTGAAGGTGATGCTGCAACTGATCACGGCCTCGCCTGAGTTTTCCACTGAGCGTTGA
- a CDS encoding LysR substrate-binding domain-containing protein: MNFRDLEYLVAVAEHGHFGQAAKACHVSQSTLSLQLQKLEADLGVQLVERTNRRVVVTRSGLVFVSRARGILRARQEMLDEVALEAGQMPREITLGMIPTIAPYRLGAVLSAVKLACPEMSVRVVEDVTQALEKGVAQGDLDAAITATPTVDSLLEEAVLMEDELLLAVPAGHSLAASKRRVVPERMSGDKLLLLKDGHCLRDQALDFCAAHGGGGPHESIATSIETLIALIRHGAGVTLMPKMALADRPKVEGVMFLRLDPSPVRTVRLITRKTSRLGQVLARVLGHA, encoded by the coding sequence ATGAACTTTCGTGACCTCGAATACCTCGTCGCTGTGGCGGAACATGGGCATTTTGGCCAGGCCGCAAAGGCCTGCCATGTGAGCCAGAGCACGCTGAGCCTGCAACTGCAAAAGCTGGAGGCGGATCTCGGGGTGCAGCTAGTGGAGCGGACCAACCGTCGCGTCGTCGTCACGCGCTCAGGTTTGGTCTTTGTCAGCCGCGCGCGGGGCATCCTGCGTGCGCGGCAGGAAATGCTGGATGAGGTGGCGCTTGAAGCCGGGCAGATGCCCCGTGAAATCACCCTGGGAATGATTCCCACCATTGCCCCGTACCGGCTGGGCGCGGTGCTTTCTGCGGTGAAGCTGGCCTGCCCAGAGATGTCAGTGCGGGTGGTGGAGGACGTGACCCAGGCCCTGGAGAAAGGGGTGGCCCAGGGAGACCTGGATGCCGCCATCACAGCGACCCCGACCGTGGACTCCCTTCTCGAAGAGGCTGTGCTGATGGAGGATGAACTGCTTTTGGCCGTGCCTGCGGGCCACAGTCTGGCTGCCTCCAAACGGCGGGTGGTCCCCGAGCGCATGAGTGGTGACAAACTGCTGCTGCTCAAGGACGGCCATTGCCTGCGGGATCAGGCCCTGGACTTCTGCGCCGCGCATGGCGGCGGCGGGCCGCATGAGTCCATCGCCACCAGCATCGAGACCTTGATCGCTCTCATCCGTCATGGGGCCGGCGTGACTCTGATGCCCAAAATGGCCCTCGCTGATCGCCCGAAGGTGGAGGGGGTGATGTTTCTGCGGCTTGACCCCAGTCCGGTCCGCACGGTGCGGCTGATCACACGCAAAACATCGCGGTTAGGCCAGGTGCTAGCGCGTGTCCTCGGTCATGCTTGA
- a CDS encoding class I SAM-dependent methyltransferase codes for MSLGSHLLSPRLHERLQVERWYVHQFIRTQAMPLMKPGMLVLDAGSGHEHEQYLRKELLATGATLHTCDFSPGPGVDFAADVSALPFADATYDLVLSTQVLEHVQDPKKVVSEMARVLKPGGHLFLTTPQSSPLHNLPWNYFNFTNLGLRLLFDAAGLKILREMPQGGHFALLAYQLHWTVNFFRQSSLPGLVKKLSMLFCQMFFGFFAKVVLLWLDRLDSEPLNTQGWCIHGVKPSSDA; via the coding sequence ATGTCCCTCGGCTCCCACCTTTTGAGTCCACGTCTGCATGAGCGCCTCCAGGTAGAACGCTGGTATGTGCACCAGTTCATCCGCACCCAGGCCATGCCCCTAATGAAGCCTGGCATGCTGGTTTTGGATGCCGGTTCTGGCCACGAACACGAGCAGTATCTGCGCAAAGAGCTGCTCGCCACCGGGGCCACCCTCCACACCTGCGACTTCAGCCCCGGCCCAGGGGTTGACTTTGCAGCCGACGTTTCGGCCCTTCCCTTTGCCGATGCCACGTATGATCTGGTGCTCTCCACCCAGGTGCTGGAGCATGTGCAGGACCCTAAAAAGGTCGTCTCAGAAATGGCCCGCGTATTGAAGCCGGGAGGTCACCTGTTTCTGACCACGCCTCAGTCTTCCCCACTGCACAATCTGCCGTGGAATTATTTCAATTTCACCAACCTCGGCCTGAGACTGCTCTTTGATGCCGCAGGGCTTAAAATCCTCCGCGAAATGCCGCAGGGGGGGCACTTTGCGCTGCTGGCGTACCAGTTGCACTGGACCGTCAATTTCTTCCGCCAGTCCAGCCTGCCAGGGCTAGTCAAAAAGCTTTCCATGCTTTTCTGCCAGATGTTCTTTGGCTTCTTTGCCAAAGTGGTGCTCCTGTGGCTGGACCGGCTGGATTCAGAACCTCTCAATACCCAGGGCTGGTGCATTCACGGCGTGAAGCCGTCATCCGATGCCTGA
- a CDS encoding glycosyltransferase produces the protein MESASSNPTSPLRRWWRLSRLRLVDSLRHSRRLRSLNALRLRLRATLTTPAAAARTLCRALEFSESPRLDQHLIRQLQAADRFPDSVSFWRPIVASLPRYRSLVVKQPQLSRSIILKAPGPNGEKGVLLMYFEYNWVRLALGISEEDFRWLDEHFDFILSTSWSPTDYAALRLFLAQTTGPVFVQPCNYAEAAKLASFHPRLVVLDSLPCDWVDPQFYPVQPGQQRPIDILMVANWGEFKRHWDFFHALRHLPASWRVVLVGQVEGNRDQAFIARLAQDIGVPQKLEICQSLPAEEVSLLQLQARVSLIFSLREGCCVAAVESLFAGCALGLRADAHVGPLHYIHSLTGRRLRPGHLAADIQELHQVAPTLQPASWAAQNISCHQTHAKVNQALRTQAIQHGRPWTQDLLLPHWRPYPRHAHPQDAVALRPLYAECHQRFPSVFPPDLLETSNR, from the coding sequence ATGGAATCAGCATCTTCAAACCCGACTTCCCCATTGCGGCGCTGGTGGCGGCTGTCTAGGCTGCGCTTGGTGGATTCGCTCCGGCATTCGCGGCGGCTGCGTTCACTCAATGCCCTGCGCCTGCGACTGAGGGCCACCCTGACCACGCCTGCTGCAGCGGCACGCACCCTCTGCCGCGCGCTGGAATTCAGCGAATCGCCACGGCTGGACCAGCACCTCATCCGGCAACTACAGGCTGCCGATCGCTTCCCTGATTCCGTCTCCTTCTGGCGGCCCATCGTCGCCTCACTGCCGCGTTACCGCAGCCTGGTGGTGAAGCAGCCCCAGCTTTCCCGGTCCATCATTCTCAAGGCCCCTGGCCCCAATGGAGAAAAAGGAGTGCTGCTGATGTATTTCGAATACAACTGGGTGCGGCTGGCCCTGGGCATTTCTGAAGAGGACTTTCGCTGGCTGGATGAGCACTTTGACTTCATTCTCTCCACCAGTTGGTCCCCCACCGACTACGCCGCCCTCCGTCTTTTCCTGGCCCAGACCACTGGGCCTGTGTTTGTGCAGCCCTGCAATTACGCCGAGGCAGCCAAACTGGCCTCCTTCCATCCCCGCCTCGTCGTGCTCGACAGCCTGCCTTGCGACTGGGTGGACCCGCAGTTTTATCCCGTGCAGCCAGGGCAGCAGCGTCCCATCGACATCCTCATGGTGGCCAACTGGGGCGAATTCAAAAGGCACTGGGATTTCTTTCATGCCTTGCGCCATCTCCCGGCATCCTGGCGGGTGGTCCTCGTCGGCCAGGTGGAGGGCAATCGCGACCAGGCATTCATCGCCCGTCTAGCCCAGGACATCGGCGTGCCCCAGAAGCTGGAAATCTGCCAGTCCTTGCCTGCGGAGGAGGTCTCTCTCCTGCAACTGCAAGCCCGGGTGTCCTTGATCTTCAGCCTACGCGAAGGCTGCTGTGTGGCAGCGGTGGAATCTCTCTTCGCCGGCTGCGCCCTGGGCCTGCGGGCAGATGCCCACGTGGGTCCCCTGCATTACATCCACTCCCTCACGGGCAGGCGGCTGCGGCCAGGACATCTGGCGGCGGACATCCAGGAACTGCACCAAGTGGCCCCCACTCTGCAGCCCGCCTCCTGGGCCGCCCAAAACATCTCCTGCCACCAAACCCACGCCAAGGTCAACCAAGCCCTGCGCACGCAGGCCATCCAGCATGGCCGTCCCTGGACCCAGGATCTCCTGCTGCCACACTGGCGGCCGTACCCGCGCCATGCGCATCCGCAAGACGCCGTCGCACTCCGGCCGCTCTACGCAGAATGCCACCAGCGCTTCCCCTCCGTTTTCCCTCCAGATCTCCTCGAAACCTCCAACCGATGA
- a CDS encoding glycosyltransferase has protein sequence MKLTPLSLIGTRFKDELRYSESIREACGKFLALASTLAKKPARLAMLARAVSLCDRETAWRPIMARLHETAQGADAELWLAVLRHSSRLPAIVKQKPSLTRTVILKSPGEQGEKGVLLHYFEYNLARVLLALPEEELRWLASHYDIILAASWTPTDYALLGLATARLPGGLWVQPATHGERTRLQDFHPQVRCLPGLACDWVEPSFYQPKPWAERSVDILMVANWGDFKRHWEFLEALKEMPRDLRIVLVGQNEGSNTRETIQQMAQQLSVPQSLEIRESLPIEEVTRLQCDAKISMVISRREGGCVAMVESLFAGAAIAMRKGASIGSAAHINPRTGAFLRPGHIAQDLLDLLARGASLDSAAWAVENISCHVTLAALEGSLKSHALDQGRPWTKGLTSVHWRPHPILADPAGRQLLKPAYDELHTRYPALFGADLMTKSAS, from the coding sequence ATGAAGCTGACCCCGCTTTCCCTCATCGGCACCCGCTTCAAAGACGAGCTGCGCTACTCAGAATCCATCCGCGAAGCGTGCGGGAAGTTCCTTGCCCTCGCCTCCACTCTGGCCAAGAAGCCTGCCCGTTTGGCCATGCTGGCACGTGCCGTCAGCCTCTGTGACCGGGAAACCGCCTGGCGGCCCATCATGGCACGACTGCATGAGACCGCCCAGGGTGCCGACGCTGAACTCTGGCTGGCTGTCCTTCGCCATAGCTCCCGGCTACCGGCCATCGTCAAACAGAAGCCCTCGCTCACACGCACCGTCATCCTCAAAAGCCCCGGTGAGCAGGGGGAAAAAGGCGTCTTGTTGCATTACTTTGAGTACAACCTGGCTCGAGTTCTCCTGGCACTGCCGGAAGAGGAACTGCGCTGGCTGGCTTCCCATTATGACATCATCCTGGCGGCCAGTTGGACTCCCACGGACTATGCCTTGCTGGGCCTGGCCACCGCCCGCCTGCCGGGTGGTCTCTGGGTCCAGCCTGCTACCCACGGCGAACGCACCCGCCTGCAGGACTTTCATCCGCAAGTACGCTGCCTCCCCGGCCTCGCCTGTGACTGGGTGGAGCCCTCCTTTTACCAGCCCAAACCCTGGGCTGAGCGCAGCGTGGACATCCTCATGGTCGCTAACTGGGGAGATTTCAAAAGACACTGGGAATTTTTGGAGGCCCTCAAAGAGATGCCGAGGGATCTGCGCATCGTTCTTGTCGGCCAAAACGAAGGCAGCAACACCCGGGAAACCATCCAGCAAATGGCCCAGCAACTGAGTGTGCCACAGTCCTTAGAGATCAGAGAATCCCTTCCGATTGAAGAAGTCACCCGGCTGCAATGCGATGCCAAGATCTCCATGGTCATCAGTCGGCGCGAAGGCGGCTGCGTGGCCATGGTCGAGTCTCTTTTTGCGGGAGCCGCCATCGCCATGCGCAAAGGGGCCAGCATCGGCTCGGCCGCCCACATCAATCCGCGCACAGGTGCCTTTTTACGCCCAGGACACATTGCCCAAGATCTGCTGGACCTGCTTGCCCGTGGAGCCTCCCTAGATTCCGCCGCCTGGGCCGTCGAAAATATTTCCTGCCATGTCACCTTGGCCGCCCTCGAAGGCAGCCTCAAATCTCATGCACTCGACCAAGGCAGACCGTGGACAAAAGGACTGACTTCCGTTCACTGGCGCCCGCATCCCATCCTCGCAGATCCTGCCGGACGCCAGTTGCTAAAACCCGCGTACGACGAGCTTCACACACGCTACCCCGCGCTGTTCGGGGCAGACCTGATGACCAAGAGTGCCTCCTGA